In Pseudoalteromonas tetraodonis, the genomic window GCACCATGCCTATGAGTAAATCAACATGTTTAGCAACATCATGATCTTCATCAACTACACCGCCATGTAGACCCTCGTAAAACATCAGATCTGTATTTTGCTCAAGTTCTTGCCATGGGGTAAATGTCCCAGGTAACTGGTTATAAGGCACGGCTTCATCAAAGGTGTGTAAATAACGACGAAGTTTTCCTTCGCCTGTTTCACCGTATTTAGTAAATAAGTCTTCTAAGGCGCCAAAGTCGTTAGCTTCTCGGCCAAAATAGCTAATGTGTTTACTTTCTTGCTGTGCTTCACGAATTTTTTTGTCCATTTCAGGACGTGTATAACGATGAAAGCTATCACCTTCGATAAATGCCGCATTGATATCAAGGCTACGGAAAATATGCTTCACGGCGTTAGTGGTGGTCGTTGTGCCCGCTCCAGATGAACCGGTGATTGCAATAATAGGGTGTTTAGCTGACATGTTTGTTCTCTTTTTTATGACCCGTTAGTTATAAAGAGTTGACTGACTTAGGTCAAGTGACGTCATTAGTAAATAACGTTATCATGAGGTGCTTAAAATTAAAACGAGAGAAAGCATGAAACTGATTAAACCATTGTTAGGGCTTATAGCTATAAATGCTTTAACGCTAGATATTGCTCAGGCAAGTATGCCTAAAAGCCAAATTTTGCTCGCCGATTTAAATACTCCGCATGGTATACGTGTAAGCATTGTTAGTGATAAAACGAGCTATAACAATCAACCCCATTTAACCGACACCGGCCTATACTATACCCGAGAAATAATCAGTAATGACCAGAGTCAAACAGATATTGCGCTTTACAGCTTATCATCAAAACAAACGTCTATGGTCACTAATACGCCACAAAGTGAATACTCGCCCACTTTAACACCGGATGGGCAGCACTTATCGGCGATTGTCGTTGAAGACGATGGTAAACAAAAGCTATGGCAATATCCGTTGGCACCCGAGTTGGCTGCAAGTCGTATTTTTGATTGGATTGAACCTGTAGGCTATCACGCTTGGGGAAGTAACAACGATTTAGTGATGTTTATTTTAGGCGAACCACACACTTTGCAATATACCTCGGTTGCTGCGGCAAAAGGTGAGGTGGTAGCAAGCGATATTGGTCGCACGCTTATTTATAATAAAGCGCAGGCTGAGTTTTTATTTAGCCATAGTAAACACGGGCAGCATCACTTAGCGCGTTTTGATCCACAAACTAAGCAAGTTACCGATATACTTAGACTGCCAAACCAAGTACAAGACTTCATCTTAAAAGATGAAAATACCATTGCTTACGCAATTAAAAACCGTGTTTACCAGCGTAAATTAACACGCGGCTCTGCTATATCGCAGTGGCTTGATTTAAGCCAATATTGCGATACTGAAATAAGCCGGTTGAGTTATAAAAATCAGCAATTAGCGTTTGTGTGTAGTGAATAAATAAATTTCGGACTTTCACTCATGCATGAGTTAGTCTAGGGTCTGTTGACCTTTGCGGATTACAATTTGTTCAAACTAGGGGCGGTTTAATCGCGGCGCGAGGTTTGTAACCTAGTGGGCTAAGTCAAAACTGAGCAAAGCTTCCGCGTCCTGCTCACGCCCCTTACCTACATCCATGTAGGCAACAAAGAGTAAATCGCCCCTAGGCAGAACCCGAAGGGCAGTGCCTGTTTGGCATTGATGCTGCGTTATCGCCTATTTATGGGGAATAACCACATCACATATGCTTTACCTTGGCTAAATACCAAACAGACTGCTGCAAATTTAACTTTGAAAGGTCAACAGATCCTAACCCCCTATTAAATAAAAAGGAAAGTCACGTGGCATTTAGTGCAGACGAGTTAACCGAGCAGCTGATCAAACTAGAGTGTAGAAGTAACTTTAAAATAAAAAACATAGCTGAGTATATGCTAGTAAACTCTAAAGAGGCGTTTTATACCCATGCTGAAGCAGGTAAAGGTAAAATTGTGATCCGCCCGGCATTTGAAGTGTTTAGCGATGACTTTACTGATATTGATGGGGTTGTGCGTACTCAAGGCTATTTTCATAGCAGTGAAATGACCCGTTTTCCTACCCGTATTTATAAAAGTACGCAGCCTATTCATTATGGTGTCGCTTTTAAAATTAACTCTGAACAAGCGGCAAAAGAGTTTATAGCTAAGCTAACGATGATTATTGGCGGTTAATAGAGTGGTGCAGGGCTAAAGGCAAAAGGTGCAAGATAAAATCTTTAACCCTTAACCCTTAACCCTTAACCCTTAACCCTTAACCTATGTCTTTAATTACTACCTCTAAAAGCGCAGCGCCTCTTAACCTCTTTGTGAATAAATTTTTTAAGATCTTATTACACAAAGAGAAGACAATGAGAAGTAAATGAGAAAACATCAGCCATTAGCCCGAGTTTGAGGTTTTCGGCCCGTTACTCGTCGCCCGCAGCCCGCCATCCTTTAAACTTTAACTTATTTGCTATTTAAAAAGCTATTGACTGATTTCAGTTCACGGTTTTTAAGTGCAATACAGTCATTGGTACTCTCTGCAAGTTTACTTAATGTACGCGCATAACCGGGTACAGCTTCCAGTTTAGCGTCAAAGAAACTTTGCGTTGTAGCTAAACTGTCAGCGTCACAGCTGGCGGTAGTAAAGTAAGGTAAGTTTGGCACAAAAAATGGTGGCAAGCTTGCTGTTACTTTATCGTAGTTGTTATAAATCCAATCAATAAACAGTGCTTGGCGTTCATCGGTGTAACTTTGACCCGATAAAATAGTACGCATATCAGAAGCCGTTACTTCGTCTGTTAAGCTATACGCCAGTACCGCTTTTTGTAGTTCAGGTTTACCAAAGTAACCCATTGCTGCCAGCATATTGGTACGCACTTGTGGATCTTTGGTGGTTTTAAAGGTTGTCATAAACTGATCTAGCAACGCCTTATCCCCATGAAAAGCCGCAAGACGTAAATAAGTACCTGCTAAATAAGGATCTACCTTTTGTGGATCGTTTAAGTAAGCTTGTGTTTGCTGTTTGGCTTTATTGATCACATTTTTATCTTCACCATCAAACCCTAAGCGTGATACCACCGCGGCACGAAGTTGAGCTACTGCGCCATCTTCGCCCATTTTTGCTTCTAGGCCATATTTTTTAGCGGCAGGCATCACCGCATTTTGAATAAACGTAGGCCATAAATCTTTATTGCTATCGTCTTTAAAAGTACGCTGCTGTGACGCTAAATAACCTAAAGCAGTATTAGCAACACGCGGATGACTATCGCTGGCAAATACTTCAAGCGTTTGCATTAATTTAGCCGCTGAAATGACACCGGCATCAAGTAGGGCATCTGTTGCCGATAATAGGGCTAAGCGTTCACGGTCGTTTAATACCCTAGCTGCATTATCTATTAACGCATTAAATTGCGCATCATCCATTACCCAACGGTAATAACCTAGCGCGCCTTGATCTGGATAAATCCACTCTGGTTCAAAGTCTAATGCTAGCGTTTGGCTTTGTTTATTTAATAATACATTGGCTGTTTGTACTTTATCGCCAGCACCATATTTAATCGCAACCGGTACATTCCACAGTTGAGCAGGGGCTTCAACACCGGCATTGGCAAAACGACTTTGCGAAATCGTAATGCTTTTACCTTGCTGCTTAACGTTAATTAGCGGGAATGACGACTGTTCAATAAACGATTTTAAAACGC contains:
- a CDS encoding phosphoribulokinase; this encodes MSAKHPIIAITGSSGAGTTTTTNAVKHIFRSLDINAAFIEGDSFHRYTRPEMDKKIREAQQESKHISYFGREANDFGALEDLFTKYGETGEGKLRRYLHTFDEAVPYNQLPGTFTPWQELEQNTDLMFYEGLHGGVVDEDHDVAKHVDLLIGMVPIINLEWIQKLIRDTSERGHSREKVMDSIVRSMDDYINHITPQFSRTHINFQRVPTVDTSNPFSAKDIPSLDESFVVIRFRGIDDVDFPYYLRMIEGSFMSRINTLVVPGGKMGLAMELVLTPLIKDIILKKRALAKLAPPEIPI
- a CDS encoding TolB-like translocation protein, whose protein sequence is MKLIKPLLGLIAINALTLDIAQASMPKSQILLADLNTPHGIRVSIVSDKTSYNNQPHLTDTGLYYTREIISNDQSQTDIALYSLSSKQTSMVTNTPQSEYSPTLTPDGQHLSAIVVEDDGKQKLWQYPLAPELAASRIFDWIEPVGYHAWGSNNDLVMFILGEPHTLQYTSVAAAKGEVVASDIGRTLIYNKAQAEFLFSHSKHGQHHLARFDPQTKQVTDILRLPNQVQDFILKDENTIAYAIKNRVYQRKLTRGSAISQWLDLSQYCDTEISRLSYKNQQLAFVCSE